A part of Solenopsis invicta isolate M01_SB chromosome 2, UNIL_Sinv_3.0, whole genome shotgun sequence genomic DNA contains:
- the LOC105199671 gene encoding farnesyl pyrophosphate synthase isoform X2, producing MQAAGLMIDDIQDKSVLHRGQPCWYLNDNVGLSVITDALKLKNSVYYILQKYFKGKTCYVNLLETFHNIILKTLDGQILDLQLSKNFSKKLNLNLFTMDQYKCIVRNKTSYYSFVCPVFLAMNLAGIKDPEKFKQAETILLEIGHLFQVQDDFLDFFGDSEAIGKDSTDIQQGKCTWFIVMALQRATPEQREILEQCYGFSDPEKVKCVKQLFNDLDLHKVCISYTEQAFNLLRERIQEMSCGLPHCFFLDILNILYRRRS from the exons ATGCAAGCTGCTGGTCTCATGATTGACGATATTCAAGACAAATCAGTACTTCATCGAGGACAACCATGTTGGTATCTAAACGATAATGTAGGGTTGTCGGTAATAACTGATgctctaaaattgaaaaattctgtatattatatactacaaaagtatttcaaaGGGAAAACCTGCTATGTTAATCTACTAGAAACATTCCATAAT atcatattaaaaacattagatGGCCAAATATTAGATCTACAGTTGTCTAAAAATTTTAGCAAGAAGCTAAATCTGAACTTATTCACAATGGATCAATACAAGTGTATTGTCAGGAACAAAACGTCGTATTATTCATTTGTTTGTCCAGTATTCCTAGCAATGAattta GCTGGAATAAAAGACCCAGAAAAGTTTAAGCAAGCAGAAACGATTTTATTGGAAATTGGACATTTATTCCAAGTCCAAGATGACTTTTTGGATTTCTTTGGAGATTCAGAAGCCATTGGCAAAGATAGCACTGATATACAGCAAGGAAAATGTACGTGGTTTATCGTAATGGCTCTTCAACGCGCGACTCCGGAACAGCGTGAAATTTTAGAA CAGTGTTACGGATTTTCGGATCCGGAAAAGGTTAAATGCGTGAAACAACTGTTTAACGATTTAGATTTACATAAAGTATGTATATCGTACACAGAACAGGCATTTAATCTATTACGTGAACGTATACAGGAAATGTCATGTGGGCTCCCGCATTGTTTTTTCTTGGACATATTAAACATACTTTATCGCAGAAGATCATAA
- the LOC105199671 gene encoding farnesyl pyrophosphate synthase isoform X1: protein MQAAGLMIDDIQDKSVLHRGQPCWYLNDNVGLSVITDALKLKNSVYYILQKYFKGKTCYVNLLETFHNIILKTLDGQILDLQLSKNFSKKLNLNLFTMDQYKCIVRNKTSYYSFVCPVFLAMNLAGIKDPEKFKQAETILLEIGHLFQVQDDFLDFFGDSEAIGKDSTDIQQGKCTWFIVMALQRATPEQREILEVSTIGLMHYFITLLYKFFSFFTQQCYGFSDPEKVKCVKQLFNDLDLHKVCISYTEQAFNLLRERIQEMSCGLPHCFFLDILNILYRRRS, encoded by the exons ATGCAAGCTGCTGGTCTCATGATTGACGATATTCAAGACAAATCAGTACTTCATCGAGGACAACCATGTTGGTATCTAAACGATAATGTAGGGTTGTCGGTAATAACTGATgctctaaaattgaaaaattctgtatattatatactacaaaagtatttcaaaGGGAAAACCTGCTATGTTAATCTACTAGAAACATTCCATAAT atcatattaaaaacattagatGGCCAAATATTAGATCTACAGTTGTCTAAAAATTTTAGCAAGAAGCTAAATCTGAACTTATTCACAATGGATCAATACAAGTGTATTGTCAGGAACAAAACGTCGTATTATTCATTTGTTTGTCCAGTATTCCTAGCAATGAattta GCTGGAATAAAAGACCCAGAAAAGTTTAAGCAAGCAGAAACGATTTTATTGGAAATTGGACATTTATTCCAAGTCCAAGATGACTTTTTGGATTTCTTTGGAGATTCAGAAGCCATTGGCAAAGATAGCACTGATATACAGCAAGGAAAATGTACGTGGTTTATCGTAATGGCTCTTCAACGCGCGACTCCGGAACAGCGTGAAATTTTAGAAGTGAGTACCATTGGTTTAATGCACTATTTCATCACTctgttatataaattcttttctttctttacgcAGCAGTGTTACGGATTTTCGGATCCGGAAAAGGTTAAATGCGTGAAACAACTGTTTAACGATTTAGATTTACATAAAGTATGTATATCGTACACAGAACAGGCATTTAATCTATTACGTGAACGTATACAGGAAATGTCATGTGGGCTCCCGCATTGTTTTTTCTTGGACATATTAAACATACTTTATCGCAGAAGATCATAA
- the LOC105197641 gene encoding farnesyl pyrophosphate synthase produces TFLLQVLEYNVPGGKQFRALILIHAYQLLANEQVTKENIRLARILAWCGELMQAAGLMIDDIQDKSVLRRGQPCWYLNDNVGLSVITDALKLKNSVYYILQKYFKGKTCYVNLLETFHNIILKTLDGQILDLQLSKNFSKKLNLNLFTMDQYKCIVRNKTSYYSFVCPVFLAMNLAGIKDPEKFKQAETILLEIGHLFQVQDDFLDFFGDSEAIGKDSTDIQQGKCTWFIVMALQRATPEQREILEQCYGFSDPEKVKCVKQLFNDLDLHKVCISYTEQAFNLLRERIQEMSCGLPHCFFLDILNILYRRRS; encoded by the exons acatttctattaCAGGTATTAGAATATAATGTGCCAGGAGGAAAACAATTTAGAGCATTAATACTAATACATGCATATCAGTTATTGGCAAATGAACaagttacaaaagaaaatattcgtCTAGCACGGATTTTAGCATGGTGTGGGGAACTG ATGCAAGCTGCTGGTCTCATGATTGACGATATTCAAGACAAATCAGTACTTCGTCGAGGACAACCATGTTGGTATCTAAACGATAATGTAGGGTTGTCGGTAATAACTGATgctctaaaattgaaaaattctgtatattatatactacaaaagtatttcaaaGGGAAAACCTGCTATGTTAATCTACTAGAAACATTCCATAAT atcatattaaaaacattagatGGCCAAATATTAGATCTACAGTTGTCTAAAAATTTTAGCAAGAAGCTAAATCTGAACTTATTCACAATGGATCAATACAAGTGTATTGTCAGGAACAAAACGTCGTATTATTCATTTGTTTGTCCAGTATTCCTAGCAATGAattta GCTGGAATAAAAGACCCAGAAAAGTTTAAGCAAGCAGAAACGATTTTATTGGAAATTGGACATTTATTCCAAGTCCAAGATGACTTTTTGGATTTCTTTGGAGATTCAGAAGCCATTGGCAAAGATAGCACTGATATACAGCAAGGAAAATGTACGTGGTTTATCGTAATGGCTCTTCAACGCGCGACTCCGGAACAGCGTGAAATTTTAGAA CAGTGTTACGGATTTTCGGATCCGGAAAAGGTTAAATGCGTGAAACAACTGTTTAACGATTTAGATTTACATAAAGTATGTATATCGTACACAGAACAGGCATTTAATCTATTACGTGAACGTATACAGGAAATGTCATGTGGGCTCCCGCATTGTTTTTTCTTGGACATATTAAACATACTTTATCGCAGAAGATCATAA
- the LOC120356958 gene encoding farnesyl pyrophosphate synthase-like isoform X1 — protein MIDDIQDKSVLHRGQPCWYLNDNVGLSVITDALKLKNSVYYILQKYFKGKTCYVNLLETFHNIILKTLDGQILDLQLSKNFSKKLNLNLFTMDQYKCIVRNKTSYYSFVCPVFLAMNLAGIKDPEKFKQAETILLEIGHLFQVQGDFLDFFGDSEAIGKDSTDIQQGKCTWFIVMALQRATPEQREILEVSTIGLMHYFITLLYKFFSFFTQECYGFSDPEKVKCVKQLFNDLDLHKVCISYTEQAFNLLRERIQEMSCGLPHCFFLDILNILYRRRS, from the exons ATGATTGACGATATTCAAGACAAATCAGTACTTCATCGAGGACAACCATGTTGGTATCTAAACGATAATGTAGGGTTGTCGGTAATAACTGATgctctaaaattgaaaaattctgtATATTATATCTTACAAAAGTATTTCAAAGGGAAAACCTGCTATGTTAATCTACTAGAAACATTCCATAAT atcatattaaaaacattagatGGCCAAATATTAGATCTACAGTTGTCTAAAAATTTTAGCAAGAAGCTAAATCTGAACTTATTCACAATGGATCAATACAAGTGTATTGTCAGGAACAAAACGTCGTATTATTCATTTGTTTGTCCAGTATTCCTAGCAATGAattta GCTGGAATAAAAGACCCAGAAAAGTTTAAGCAAGCAGAAACGATTTTATTGGAAATTGGACATTTATTCCAAGTCCAAGGTGACTTTTTGGATTTCTTTGGAGATTCAGAAGCCATTGGCAAAGATAGCACTGATATACAGCAAGGAAAATGTACGTGGTTTATCGTAATGGCTCTTCAACGCGCGACTCCGGAACAGCGTGAAATTTTAGAAGTGAGTACCATTGGTTTAATGCACTATTTCATCACTctgttatataaattcttttctttctttacgcAGGAGTGTTACGGATTTTCGGATCCGGAAAAGGTTAAATGCGTGAAACAACTGTTTAACGATTTAGATTTACATAAAGTATGTATATCGTACACAGAACAGGCATTTAATCTATTACGTGAACGTATACAGGAAATGTCATGTGGGCTCCCGCATTGTTTTTTCTTGGACATATTAAACATACTTTATCGCAGAAGATCATAA
- the LOC120356958 gene encoding farnesyl pyrophosphate synthase-like isoform X2: MIDDIQDKSVLHRGQPCWYLNDNVGLSVITDALKLKNSVYYILQKYFKGKTCYVNLLETFHNIILKTLDGQILDLQLSKNFSKKLNLNLFTMDQYKCIVRNKTSYYSFVCPVFLAMNLAGIKDPEKFKQAETILLEIGHLFQVQGDFLDFFGDSEAIGKDSTDIQQGKCTWFIVMALQRATPEQREILEECYGFSDPEKVKCVKQLFNDLDLHKVCISYTEQAFNLLRERIQEMSCGLPHCFFLDILNILYRRRS; this comes from the exons ATGATTGACGATATTCAAGACAAATCAGTACTTCATCGAGGACAACCATGTTGGTATCTAAACGATAATGTAGGGTTGTCGGTAATAACTGATgctctaaaattgaaaaattctgtATATTATATCTTACAAAAGTATTTCAAAGGGAAAACCTGCTATGTTAATCTACTAGAAACATTCCATAAT atcatattaaaaacattagatGGCCAAATATTAGATCTACAGTTGTCTAAAAATTTTAGCAAGAAGCTAAATCTGAACTTATTCACAATGGATCAATACAAGTGTATTGTCAGGAACAAAACGTCGTATTATTCATTTGTTTGTCCAGTATTCCTAGCAATGAattta GCTGGAATAAAAGACCCAGAAAAGTTTAAGCAAGCAGAAACGATTTTATTGGAAATTGGACATTTATTCCAAGTCCAAGGTGACTTTTTGGATTTCTTTGGAGATTCAGAAGCCATTGGCAAAGATAGCACTGATATACAGCAAGGAAAATGTACGTGGTTTATCGTAATGGCTCTTCAACGCGCGACTCCGGAACAGCGTGAAATTTTAGAA GAGTGTTACGGATTTTCGGATCCGGAAAAGGTTAAATGCGTGAAACAACTGTTTAACGATTTAGATTTACATAAAGTATGTATATCGTACACAGAACAGGCATTTAATCTATTACGTGAACGTATACAGGAAATGTCATGTGGGCTCCCGCATTGTTTTTTCTTGGACATATTAAACATACTTTATCGCAGAAGATCATAA